Proteins encoded together in one Lathyrus oleraceus cultivar Zhongwan6 chromosome 5, CAAS_Psat_ZW6_1.0, whole genome shotgun sequence window:
- the LOC127085778 gene encoding putative disease resistance protein At3g14460 isoform X2 → MGGIGKTALAKHLYNDPQVKAKFELKLWADFSNEVDDLSVFETILESITTLQTTIYPIFLLVLDGVWDARSINWTLLMDIFNAGESGSKIIVTTRDERVALSVQTFLSVHYLRPLKVEDCWSLLAEHAFGAHNYQQRSYLEEVGAFKKEIVRKIAKECDGLPLAAVEHGALLRISVNPYDWNYVLESHFQETTYEVLASLELSYNFLSYPLKQCFQYCSIFPKKSILEKKMVVQLWIAAGLLESSSTDQEKVGEEYFDDLVSRSLIHRRSIGDEEGNFGMHNFIHDLATEVSSPYRINMHKHNLDDRMQNFSYNRETYDSYGKFDKLLGLNGLRTFLAFPLQEQLPLCLLSNKVVHDLLPTMKQLRMLSLSSYKSITEVPNSIGNLLDMRYLNLSHTNIERLPTEICKLYHLQFLLLAGCKRFTELPEDMGKLINLRHLDVSNTALRDMPAQIAKLENLHTLSDFVVSKHKSGLNIAKLGKLLHLHGKLSISHLQNVNHPFEVDRANIKMKEQIDELVLEWDCGSTFLHSQSQSVVLEKLRPSTNLKSLTIKGYGGISFPNWLGDFSFSNMVYLRISNCNDCLWLPPLGQLSNLKELIIEGMQSVETIGIEFYGSGGSSFQPFPSLEILHFENMQEWEEWDLIGGTTTTFPSLKTLSLSKCPKLIVGNIIDKFPSLTELELSECLLLVQSMPLSDHVFRQLMFPLNSLQQLTIDGIPSSMSFPTDGLPKTLKLLIISNCENLEFLPHDYLHNYTLLEELKISYSCNSMISFTLGTLPVLKSLFIEGCINLKSILIAEDKSEKSLSFLRSIKIWDCNKLESFSPGELATPNLLYIALWKCEKLHSLPEAMNSLASLQEMEIDNLPNLQSFVIDELPRRLQKLSVGSVGGIIWDTEPTWEHLTCLSELRIIGDDIVNTLMGPLLPTSLVTLCICGLNDTSIDEKWLQHLTSLQNLEIINAPKLKSLPKKGFPSSLSVLSVTRCPLLEASLRKKRGKEWRKIAHIPSIIIDDELIT, encoded by the coding sequence ATGGGAGGGATTGGCAAAACAGCTCTTGCCAAACACCTTTACAATGATCCTCAAGTTAAGGCCAAATTTGAGTTAAAATTGTGGGCCGATTTCTCAAATGAGGTAGATGATTTGAGTGTTTTTGAAACCATTCTTGAATCTATTACTACTTTACAAACAACCATTTACCCAATTTTTTTGCTAGTATTGGACGGTGTGTGGGATGCAAGATCTATCAATTGGACATTACTGATGGATATCTTTAATGCTGGGGAATCGGGAAGTAAGATCATTGTCACAACAAGAGATGAAAGAGTCGCACTATCCGTGCAAACCTTTCTTTCTGTCCACTATCTGAGACCCTTGAAAGTTGAAGATTGTTGGTCTTTACTTGCCGAACACGCATTTGGAGCACATAACTACCAACAACGATCCTATCTAGAAGAAGTTGGCGCATTTAAAAAAGAAATTGTCAGAAAAATTGCAAAAGAGTGTGATGGATTACCATTAGCCGCGGTAGAACATGGGGCTCTTCTTCGCATCTCAGTAAACCCATATGATTGGAATTATGTGCTAGAAAGTCACTTTCAGGAAACAACTTATGAGGTGCTAGCTTCTCTCGAATTAAGCTACAACTTCCTTTCTTATCCTTTAAAACAGTGTTTTCAATATTGTTCAATTTTTCCGAAGAAGTCCATCTTAGAAAAAAAGATGGTAGTTCAGTTGTGGATTGCAGCAGGCTTACTTGAATCATCTTCCACAGATCAAGAAAAAGTTGGAGAAGAATACTTTGATGATCTAGTGTCAAGGTCATTGATACATCGACGATCTATTGGTGATGAGGAAGGAAACTTTGGAATGCACAACTTCATCCATGATCTAGCTACAGAGGTTTCATCTCCATACCGTATCAATATGCACAAACATAACCTAGATGATAGGATGCAGAATTTTTCATACAACAGAGAGACATATGATTCATATGGCAAATTTGATAAATTATTGGGATTAAATGGTTTGCGTACCTTTCTAGCATTCCCATTACAAGAACAATTGCCTCTTTGTTTGCTATCTAACAAGGTAGTACATGACTTGCTGCCAACAATGAAACAATTACGCATGTTGTCTCTGTCAAGCTACAAGAGTATCACCGAGGTTCCCAATTCTATTGGAAATTTGTTAGACATGCGATACTTAAATCTTTCTCACACTAATATTGAAAGGCTGCCTACTGAAATATGCAAGCTTTACCATCTGCAGTTTTTGTTGTTGGCAGGCTGTAAAAGGTTCACTGAATTGCCGGAGGACATGGGAAAATTGATCAATCTGCGCCACCTTGACGTTAGTAACACCGCATTGAGGGACATGCCCGCACAAATAGCCAAACTAGAAAATCTCCACACTTTGTCTGACTTTGTTGTCAGCAAACATAAGAGTGGATTGAATATTGCAAAGCTAGGAAAACTTCTCCACCTACACGGAAAACTTTCAATCTCACATCTACAAAATGTTAATCACCCCTTTGAAGTAGATCGAGCCAACATAAAGATGAAAGAACAAATAGACGAATTAGTCTTGGAATGGGATTGTGGTAGTACCTTTTTACATTCACAAAGTCAAAGTGTTGTACTTGAAAAGTTGCGACCCTCAACAAATTTGAAAAGTCTCACCATCAAAGGCTATGGTGGAATCAGCTTTCCAAATTGGTTAGGTGATTTTTCATTTAGCAACATGGTGTATTTAAGGATCTCGAATTGTAATGATTGTTTATGGCTTCCACCCCTTGGACAATTGAGTAATCTGAAAGAACTCATTATTGAAGGGATGCAATCAGTGGAGACAATTGGTATTGAGTTCTATGGAAGTGGTGGTTCTTCATTTCAACCATTTCCCTCTTTGGAGATTCTACACTTTGAGAATATGCAAGAGTGGGAGGAATGGGACTTGATTGGAGGTACGACTACAACGTTTCCTAGTCTAAAAACTTTATCGCTTAGTAAGTGCCCGAAACTGATAGTAGGAAACATAATTGACAAATTTCCTTCCTTGACTGAACTTGAGTTAAGTGAATGTCTTTTACTGGTTCAATCAATGCCATTATCTGATCATGTATTTCGGCAACTGATGTTCCCTTTGAACTCTCTTCAACAGCTCACCATAGACGGCATTCCATCTTCAATGTCTTTTCCAACCGATGGTTTGCCAAAAACCttgaaacttctcataatcagTAATTGTGAGAATCTAGAATTCCTTCCTCACGACTATTTGCATAATTATACATTGCTTGAGGAATTGAAAATATCTTATAGTTGTAATTCAATGATATCATTTACCTTAGGCACTCTCCCTGTCCTCAAGAGTCTGTTCATTGAGGGTTGTATAAATCTGAAATCAATATTAATTGCAGAAGACAAGTCGGAAAAGAGTCTCTCATTTCTTAGAAGCATCAAAATATGGGATTGTAATAAACTGGAGTCATTTTCCCCAGGTGAATTGGCAACTCCAAATCTCCTTTATATTGCACTGTGGAAGTGTGAGAAGCTTCATTCACTGCCAGAAGCAATGAACAGTCTGGCTAGCCTTCAAGAAATGGAAATCGATAATCTACCAAATCTTCAATCTTTTGTCATAGATGAGTTGCCTAGACGTTTACAGAAACTATCTGTTGGCTCTGTTGGTGGGATTATATGGGATACTGAGCCAACTTGGGAACACCTCACTTGTCTCTCGGAGTTGCGAATTATCGGCGATGACATAGTGAACACGCTGATGGGACCATTGCTACCTACATCGCTTGTGACACTATGCATTTGTGGTCTTAATGATACAAGCATTGATGAGAAGTGGCTTCAACACCTCACTTCTCTCCAAAACCTTGAGATTATCAACGCTCCCAAACTCAAGTCGTTGCCAAAGAAAGGATTTCCTTCCTCTCTTTCAGTACTAAGTGTGACTCGCTGTCCATTACTGGAAGCAAGTTTGCGGAAAAAGCGGGGGAAAGAGTGGCGTAAGATTGCTCACATTCCGTCCATAATTATTGATGACGAATTGATCACATGA
- the LOC127085778 gene encoding putative disease resistance protein At3g14460 isoform X1, protein MEAIHGELSNSIKVLLEKIVSGLCFDDLSMSSLSLMERLHKTLLDLQDVLYHANNKLIPTQANNRSLDLLKRVVFQVSNLLDESDFLLYATVLTANQVKNHSRLSFLIALIKSKKENLIQIFQGLSSGDDESSIYGRDADINKLKHLLLSSDSDSESKIRVITIVGMGGIGKTALAKHLYNDPQVKAKFELKLWADFSNEVDDLSVFETILESITTLQTTIYPIFLLVLDGVWDARSINWTLLMDIFNAGESGSKIIVTTRDERVALSVQTFLSVHYLRPLKVEDCWSLLAEHAFGAHNYQQRSYLEEVGAFKKEIVRKIAKECDGLPLAAVEHGALLRISVNPYDWNYVLESHFQETTYEVLASLELSYNFLSYPLKQCFQYCSIFPKKSILEKKMVVQLWIAAGLLESSSTDQEKVGEEYFDDLVSRSLIHRRSIGDEEGNFGMHNFIHDLATEVSSPYRINMHKHNLDDRMQNFSYNRETYDSYGKFDKLLGLNGLRTFLAFPLQEQLPLCLLSNKVVHDLLPTMKQLRMLSLSSYKSITEVPNSIGNLLDMRYLNLSHTNIERLPTEICKLYHLQFLLLAGCKRFTELPEDMGKLINLRHLDVSNTALRDMPAQIAKLENLHTLSDFVVSKHKSGLNIAKLGKLLHLHGKLSISHLQNVNHPFEVDRANIKMKEQIDELVLEWDCGSTFLHSQSQSVVLEKLRPSTNLKSLTIKGYGGISFPNWLGDFSFSNMVYLRISNCNDCLWLPPLGQLSNLKELIIEGMQSVETIGIEFYGSGGSSFQPFPSLEILHFENMQEWEEWDLIGGTTTTFPSLKTLSLSKCPKLIVGNIIDKFPSLTELELSECLLLVQSMPLSDHVFRQLMFPLNSLQQLTIDGIPSSMSFPTDGLPKTLKLLIISNCENLEFLPHDYLHNYTLLEELKISYSCNSMISFTLGTLPVLKSLFIEGCINLKSILIAEDKSEKSLSFLRSIKIWDCNKLESFSPGELATPNLLYIALWKCEKLHSLPEAMNSLASLQEMEIDNLPNLQSFVIDELPRRLQKLSVGSVGGIIWDTEPTWEHLTCLSELRIIGDDIVNTLMGPLLPTSLVTLCICGLNDTSIDEKWLQHLTSLQNLEIINAPKLKSLPKKGFPSSLSVLSVTRCPLLEASLRKKRGKEWRKIAHIPSIIIDDELIT, encoded by the coding sequence AAACGTGTTGTTTTTCAAGTTTCCAATTTGCTTGACGAAAGCGATTTTTTACTGTATGCTACCGTACTTACTGCGAATCAGGTCAAAAATCATTCTCGTTTAAGTTTTTTAATTGCACTGATCAAGTCTAAAAAGGAAAATCTAATTCAAATATTTCAAGGCTTAAGTTCAGGTGACGATGAATCTTCTATTTATGGAAGAGATGCTGATATAAACAAACTTAAACATCTTTTGTTGTCTAGTGATAGTGATAGTGAAAGTAAAATAAGAGTGATTACCATTGTAGGTATGGGAGGGATTGGCAAAACAGCTCTTGCCAAACACCTTTACAATGATCCTCAAGTTAAGGCCAAATTTGAGTTAAAATTGTGGGCCGATTTCTCAAATGAGGTAGATGATTTGAGTGTTTTTGAAACCATTCTTGAATCTATTACTACTTTACAAACAACCATTTACCCAATTTTTTTGCTAGTATTGGACGGTGTGTGGGATGCAAGATCTATCAATTGGACATTACTGATGGATATCTTTAATGCTGGGGAATCGGGAAGTAAGATCATTGTCACAACAAGAGATGAAAGAGTCGCACTATCCGTGCAAACCTTTCTTTCTGTCCACTATCTGAGACCCTTGAAAGTTGAAGATTGTTGGTCTTTACTTGCCGAACACGCATTTGGAGCACATAACTACCAACAACGATCCTATCTAGAAGAAGTTGGCGCATTTAAAAAAGAAATTGTCAGAAAAATTGCAAAAGAGTGTGATGGATTACCATTAGCCGCGGTAGAACATGGGGCTCTTCTTCGCATCTCAGTAAACCCATATGATTGGAATTATGTGCTAGAAAGTCACTTTCAGGAAACAACTTATGAGGTGCTAGCTTCTCTCGAATTAAGCTACAACTTCCTTTCTTATCCTTTAAAACAGTGTTTTCAATATTGTTCAATTTTTCCGAAGAAGTCCATCTTAGAAAAAAAGATGGTAGTTCAGTTGTGGATTGCAGCAGGCTTACTTGAATCATCTTCCACAGATCAAGAAAAAGTTGGAGAAGAATACTTTGATGATCTAGTGTCAAGGTCATTGATACATCGACGATCTATTGGTGATGAGGAAGGAAACTTTGGAATGCACAACTTCATCCATGATCTAGCTACAGAGGTTTCATCTCCATACCGTATCAATATGCACAAACATAACCTAGATGATAGGATGCAGAATTTTTCATACAACAGAGAGACATATGATTCATATGGCAAATTTGATAAATTATTGGGATTAAATGGTTTGCGTACCTTTCTAGCATTCCCATTACAAGAACAATTGCCTCTTTGTTTGCTATCTAACAAGGTAGTACATGACTTGCTGCCAACAATGAAACAATTACGCATGTTGTCTCTGTCAAGCTACAAGAGTATCACCGAGGTTCCCAATTCTATTGGAAATTTGTTAGACATGCGATACTTAAATCTTTCTCACACTAATATTGAAAGGCTGCCTACTGAAATATGCAAGCTTTACCATCTGCAGTTTTTGTTGTTGGCAGGCTGTAAAAGGTTCACTGAATTGCCGGAGGACATGGGAAAATTGATCAATCTGCGCCACCTTGACGTTAGTAACACCGCATTGAGGGACATGCCCGCACAAATAGCCAAACTAGAAAATCTCCACACTTTGTCTGACTTTGTTGTCAGCAAACATAAGAGTGGATTGAATATTGCAAAGCTAGGAAAACTTCTCCACCTACACGGAAAACTTTCAATCTCACATCTACAAAATGTTAATCACCCCTTTGAAGTAGATCGAGCCAACATAAAGATGAAAGAACAAATAGACGAATTAGTCTTGGAATGGGATTGTGGTAGTACCTTTTTACATTCACAAAGTCAAAGTGTTGTACTTGAAAAGTTGCGACCCTCAACAAATTTGAAAAGTCTCACCATCAAAGGCTATGGTGGAATCAGCTTTCCAAATTGGTTAGGTGATTTTTCATTTAGCAACATGGTGTATTTAAGGATCTCGAATTGTAATGATTGTTTATGGCTTCCACCCCTTGGACAATTGAGTAATCTGAAAGAACTCATTATTGAAGGGATGCAATCAGTGGAGACAATTGGTATTGAGTTCTATGGAAGTGGTGGTTCTTCATTTCAACCATTTCCCTCTTTGGAGATTCTACACTTTGAGAATATGCAAGAGTGGGAGGAATGGGACTTGATTGGAGGTACGACTACAACGTTTCCTAGTCTAAAAACTTTATCGCTTAGTAAGTGCCCGAAACTGATAGTAGGAAACATAATTGACAAATTTCCTTCCTTGACTGAACTTGAGTTAAGTGAATGTCTTTTACTGGTTCAATCAATGCCATTATCTGATCATGTATTTCGGCAACTGATGTTCCCTTTGAACTCTCTTCAACAGCTCACCATAGACGGCATTCCATCTTCAATGTCTTTTCCAACCGATGGTTTGCCAAAAACCttgaaacttctcataatcagTAATTGTGAGAATCTAGAATTCCTTCCTCACGACTATTTGCATAATTATACATTGCTTGAGGAATTGAAAATATCTTATAGTTGTAATTCAATGATATCATTTACCTTAGGCACTCTCCCTGTCCTCAAGAGTCTGTTCATTGAGGGTTGTATAAATCTGAAATCAATATTAATTGCAGAAGACAAGTCGGAAAAGAGTCTCTCATTTCTTAGAAGCATCAAAATATGGGATTGTAATAAACTGGAGTCATTTTCCCCAGGTGAATTGGCAACTCCAAATCTCCTTTATATTGCACTGTGGAAGTGTGAGAAGCTTCATTCACTGCCAGAAGCAATGAACAGTCTGGCTAGCCTTCAAGAAATGGAAATCGATAATCTACCAAATCTTCAATCTTTTGTCATAGATGAGTTGCCTAGACGTTTACAGAAACTATCTGTTGGCTCTGTTGGTGGGATTATATGGGATACTGAGCCAACTTGGGAACACCTCACTTGTCTCTCGGAGTTGCGAATTATCGGCGATGACATAGTGAACACGCTGATGGGACCATTGCTACCTACATCGCTTGTGACACTATGCATTTGTGGTCTTAATGATACAAGCATTGATGAGAAGTGGCTTCAACACCTCACTTCTCTCCAAAACCTTGAGATTATCAACGCTCCCAAACTCAAGTCGTTGCCAAAGAAAGGATTTCCTTCCTCTCTTTCAGTACTAAGTGTGACTCGCTGTCCATTACTGGAAGCAAGTTTGCGGAAAAAGCGGGGGAAAGAGTGGCGTAAGATTGCTCACATTCCGTCCATAATTATTGATGACGAATTGATCACATGA